The Setaria viridis chromosome 2, Setaria_viridis_v4.0, whole genome shotgun sequence DNA window GCCCCGGCGCCTGCAGAGTCGATGTTCGATGACGACCTTTGTGCGCTGGGTTGCTGGCGAGTCGCCGGCGATTCCCGCGGGTGCCTTgtgtgctgggctgctggcgAGTCGCCCACGATTCCCGCGCGTGCCCTGATAGCGTAATTCTGGTAACCAAGACGGCAAGACTTTACATTTTGCATTCAGTCATCTTGGAAAAAGGGTCGAATCATCATTAGCAGTCTCAATTTGCCTAGGAATTGTTCAGTTTTTCGCCACTCGACAGCAATTATATCATTCATCGCTCAAGGATATCCCTTTTCAGGTGGGGTCTCTTGTTCCATCGCATTGCTGGGTGGTCCACCTGCACCTCTGGTTTTGTACAGCGAATTGATGAGCCGTATCACTTTGATATAAttagggccagtttggcaggactccggctccggctccgtgcgCTTACCGAAGTacggaggagctggagccgcaccaaacggcattgaccgcggagccattttttggcacatttgggaggagccggagccgttttaggcctgcatggaggagcccaaaaaagtggctccgcggctccggctccggctccgcacgaGGAGCCCCTCGCGAGGAGCCTTGCCAAAGGAGCCCTTAGATCTGTATCTAAAAATATTTTCTCATAATTATACTTTTATATcacacaaataaaaaaataatagagTGATTTTTGTCAAAGTAAAAAACGAGGAGAGAGTAGTGGTCATCGCTATTTCATATACAAGTTCTAGCTGGAGTTTTATTCTTATTAAATTACATGGCACTTAACACTTTTAGATGATGTGACAAAAAAGtaaagaagagaaaaggaatCAATTCATGCAGATAAAACCGCTTGCCCACGAGTTTCCAACTCTTGATGAGTCATGTAACTAAATGTCATGGGAGCCTATAAAATAGCAAAGATAAAACAATAcatttgtcgttgtcaagatttgcggatcaagacttagactagtaaatttcttttatgcgcgtaatgcttcggatggtggcgtgggagacacggggttagactggttcgggcaaaggaggccctacgtcaagtatcgaggctgctcgtgttgcccacgcggggttctgtagtaggggttacagatggacgAGAGAGGCgtctgatcccaggtctcttgagggtgcttgtgctctaagggaatgcgagagtgtgctgttggcttgaggGACAAAGAATCCGAGACCCGGTCTCTGGCCCCCGATgctccttttatatcgtaagaAGACTGCCGGGGTTACAGGTAGACCGGGTGGTGAGAGCAGTAAAGAGTTTAACATAGCggggtaaaaatacaacacgaagggagAAATCAAGTTCCTAGGTTCCCGGCGCCCAcgccggccttcggcgtctgccggcgcgtatgctggaggaggagggtggccgcgcgccaactgtcgtcgcgccctgcagatggcctcctcggtggctgtagccgccgggtcatgatgagggcgtttcgtcgtgactctggtgtccgttgggagggacggcggatgctgccgtcctgctgatggctcgcggagagcgagcgtcacatccccgctgccgggcgcgcggggcccgaggacgggcgagtcttccctctgctccgggcggtgcaggccatgagtgccttgcggcgaatggaaggaggccgtaggtactgtagcttgtacagtgcggccgtgcatgggtacttacggtaggttgcgtgaggagtgcgatcatccttcttcctgacatacctgcggcgcatttatggcgagattgacagggggacccacaagatcagcgcccgaggcggatacttgtcggGCGGGCTCGGATCAGCCCGACCCTAGAtctgcggtcgggcgaggcggagcttggtcttcCGGGGGTCGGGGATGCCCAACCCCGgaactcggggtcgggcgaggcggagtgtaGTCTACAAgaggtcgggagcgtccgaccccgggtcttcagtcgggcgaggcggagcgtggcctgcaaggggtcgggagcatccGACCTCGGGACTCCTGGTtgagcgaggcggagcgtggcctCTTCTTTCCCTGTTGGGCCGATGGCAATTCCGCTACCTTAGATGGGCtagggccttcatgactgttgctttaagcggcattaggaggccgttaatatttccccccacaACATTGTAGAAATAGTTTCATCCGtaatttcattttctatttgTTGGTGTGGcacttttagaaaaaaaaatctcccaTTACAGTTGGACTAAACCAACTCCACCCACATTGTCTCAACATAGTAGGTCCCTAGCCCATATGGGGAGAGATTCCCTTTTTACTAAAAGGCTGTGATAGACTTGGCGAGCAAATATCAAACCTAGCTAGCCACTCGAAggagatgaaattaaaaaagaaCAACGGTAGTTGAAGCAGAATTGGCCTTAACTAAGGCTCagctgtttggcatggctccaactctaggtggagctgctccactctagaactccaTGTGGAGCCAGCTCTAGGTGGAGTTGGAGCGGTCTAGATGGGATGTTTGGCCAGAagagtgctctcagctccaaaaaagactgATTTCAGTGTgcattgccattgttgccccccaattcagaccccacttgtcatcctctctatccccatcctcttcttcctctgacgGGGCCACGGCTGACCATTACGTTGCTCCGAGAAATGAGGCAGCGCAGGCgcaggctgctgctgcctcaGCGGCACCGGCGCGGCAGGTACTGGGGCCTGAGTGGACGGGGGAGACGGTGGCGGACCGACGGCCGCCGAGCTGCCGTTCTCCTCGGTGGGAGGGGCCTCCGCACATGCCTTGGCGCTCTCCTCCGCTAGTGCATCGCAGAAGGCGCGGTGGGTGATGAAGCTGTCCCTCCTGCAACGTGCGCACGACGAACCACAAGTTGGTCAACGGAATTGAGTGTGTGGAGAACGAAGCAATTGATGAGGAGGGAAGAGGACCAGAGAGGAGAGCAATTCAGGAAGAGGTGGGCGAACGCCGGGCCTAGAGAAGAGGGTGCCCGTGGGGAGCTCGCGCAGCCGCCCTTGCTGGGAGCTCGCGTCGCCGTCCTTacgcaggaggaggagagagaggcggGCGGTTGTTGACGGGGATGGGGCACTGTTGACGGCAGCGGGGCTcaagcggccggcggcggtcagCGGGGCTAAGCGGCCGGGAGGAGCTAGGTGGTTGGTGGGGCTAGGCGGCCGGGAGGGGCtcagtggccggcggcggggtcggatTGATGGTGGTCGCCGgtgtgggtggcggcgggggaaaCCCTAGCGCCGGCGGTGCTCGGGCGTAGAGGAGTCGCGCGCGTGAGGAAACAGGCGCGGGAGGAGAGATGGGGCGCgcgcaggggggggggggtctccaccaactccacgaggaggttaaAAGAGGTGGTTTTGGAACTGCAAAAGagatgctccaaaactccacctccattttctaTAGCTCCATAAAATTTTGGAGTTAGGATGTTTGACTGGAATTTTTACTGAAATTGCTATAGTTCTGAAATGGAGCCACGCCAAACAGACTCTAAGACTTCAATTAGGGGGCTGGCGGGGGCCATGAACCCCCCCCCCTCTTTCTTTTTGTTAAATATGTTTAGATTAAGGCCGAATTAGATGCACATTTAATATTTGATCTATGAATTATGAATTAACATAGCTGGTTCTCATTTCTAAATCATAGCATCGTCCCTGTCGAACTGATGTCGAGGAAACATCATTGCAATTTGCGAGGCTGTTGAGTGCTGACACGATTTCTGGAGCAAATATGAAACTTAACTAGCTACTCGAATGGAGCCTGCGCCCAGTTGTCTAGAGCCTAAAATTCAAGTAATATTTCaagctttttcctttttcattaAAAATCTTAGGATATACTAGTTTCTCCACCAATGCGCACTGACCTTACCAAAAGGTTGGAACATTTTtcgcaaaaaagaaaacttttttATGGATACACCATGGGCATATTGCACAATGGTTGCATTGTCGCAACTGACGTGTCTACCTAGTACCTACCAAAATTGAAGTACATCACCATAATAACATAAGAAAAATTCAAAACTTGTTTCAACGTCTCATGGCgttgggaaaaaaaaggcaaaaaggAGGTCCAACGTCTTATGGCgtatagggaaaaaagaaaaatggaaaatgaaaggaaaaagaGGGGGAAAAAAGGGTACTTTCGTCTGTGTAATGTGGCCGTATGGGCTGCTGAACTAGTGTAAAATGGGCCTGGGCTAATCTACAgttggaaagaaaaaaagttatTCCGAATCGTACTCGACCCAATAAACCACCGTCACAAACTCGCCGTCGAATCGAAGAGCTCGTAGTCTTCTCCGCCTCGACCCACCGATCCGCATCCGTACGCAACCCGGCGAGTTCGCTACCGTCGGCTCCTCTCagctcgacgccgccggccgccgcgcccacccTTCCGagcggcgatggcggaggaGCTGGTGCTGGACACGGCGATTCGGGACTGGGTCCTGATCCCGCTCTCCGTGGTCATGGTCCTCATCGGCGTGCTCCGCTACTTCGTCTCCAAGCTCATgatgaggtcgccggcggcctccccgtcccccgATCCCAAGCTCGTCAGGGAAGGGTACGTACTTTACTCGCCCTTCCTCCCCCAATTCCCTTCCGATCTGTTCCCCGGTTCGCTCGATCCAAGCGATCTAGATCCGGAAACGACATCCGGGGGCTTGATTTCTCGATTTGTATGCATCTGCGGGTGTGTTAGAGGATATGGGTTGTAGTTGCTGGCGTTCAGCTGTTGATTTACTAGCTGACGAGGGTTTTTTGCTTCACCGCAGGCAGGTGGTCATCAGGGCGAGGAACCTGAGGACAAATGCGCAGTTCATCCCGTCGAAGGCCTTCAAGGCACGCAAGAATTATTACACCAACGAGGTAATTCTGCTTGTAGCACCTGAATCGTCAACTGTTCACTAAGCCTAATTAAGGAAGGACCAGTAAAACGAATTCTGTTTAGTCGGAATACCGTGCCAAAGAGCAATAGGTATTGCAGTGGTAGTCACAAATTTGTAGAATTGCCACAGTGGGTGATGATGGTCCACTGTTATGATTTAAAATACTGGTTGAACAATTGCCACATGGTTTTTGTGTGTGTATTGCTGTGACAATATCTAGTGCTCTGTAGGAAAATGGATTACTTCATGTTCCAAAGGAAGATGCTCAGAAAGCTCAGGCAGCCATGTTTTCAGATCCGAACATGGCCATGGACATGATGAAGAAGAATCTGTCCATGATAGTTCCTCAGGTTCAGTGCTCTGCAAATTGAATTATGTGCATCATATTAATTGTGCTTTCTATACCATATTAACATGCTTtgtcttatttttttccctgCAGACACTTACATTTGCATGGGTGAACTTCTTCTTTTCTGGTTTTGTTGCAGGTATGTGTGTACTACTGTGATACCTGCTATTTTCATATGCCATTCCATGTTCATATTATATTTGTTACATGATGCTGTAAGAACATTGATAGTAACTGAAGTGTAGTGGTGCGTTTCCTAGTCTCTTCAAACCTATCGAGTATATGTTGTCTAATTAATGAAAATTTTCTTATGAGAGCATCAGTAGATGTCAGAGATGCTGCCAAGCATGTTTGCCCATTTGGTACAACAATGTTCAGTAGATAATTTGACCCCTTCCACCAAGCTACCTTCTGAGTTATTACTTATTTTCGCTACTATAAAGTTGTTATACACAATCGGGTTCTCGGCCATGCATGTTTCAGCCTCTGCTGTCCTGTGATTGACAAACTTGGTCCAATAAAATTCTGAAGAAACATGCATGCTTTAAAACTTGAAACTTCTAATGGGTTTGACGTGGTTGGTGGATTCAGCGTACATGCGCTGACATATAGCCATGCGCTCTATGATTTTCTGTTCCTTTTGTCATCTTGTATACAATACAGCATCATGTAGCTGGCTAGCTGCAGTCTTGGACTCACATGTCTTCCCAATTTTTTCACAGCGAAAATCCCCTTTCCACTGACTCAACGATTCAGGGGAATGTTGCAAAATGGGATTGACCTGAGTACTGTTGATGTCAGCTATGTTAGCAGCCGTTCATGGTATGCATAAAGTTATTATCTTATTTTCAAGGAATGATCTTGGTGATATGGCAACTACAGGGTCTAAAGTTCTCTAATGGTTTGCTGTTAATATAGGTACTTCCTAAATTTATTCGGCTTGAGAGGTCTCTTCAGTCTGATCCTTGGCGAAGAAAATGGTACGAGACACTGTTTAGTCCACTTCTAGTCCAATAAACAAAAACTTAGTAGTAATATTTGTGACCTGCCTTCTGTTTTTTTATGGAAGTTTTATGATTTTTGCATGACATGCAGCAACTGATGATGCACAAAAGATGATGCAAATGGGTGGTGGTTTTGGATTTAACCCAGCAATGGTACTATGCTCTCTCTCTATTTTCTAATGCAATTTTTTAtgctttttttataatgaattTTTTATGCTTGTTTCCTGCTGATACATTTACACTTGCATGTCACATCGTTGTATTCACATTCACATATATAAAGAATAAAAATAACGCTGCTTAGCATTTTAGTCGTTCACTTCTTTTTTTCAGTCCCGTGTTTAGTTCAACTGCCTTGTTGCTTCACGTAACATAGAAGCATGTAGCTTGGTGGAGCTTCTGTGAATGAATTTTTGAATGTTTTGGAAGTTGTAACAATATACAATTAAGGACAATCAAGAACCTCCTATGCACCATTTGCTTGGTATTTATTATTTGCTTGTATGCTACTGTAGAAGTTAGGTACTTTGTCAAGGATAATGTAAATCTGTATATGCTTTCCTCTTTCTCTGCTGTCAGATATATAATACTGCAAATGAATTCTATGGTTCCTATGCACAGCTCCTGACATCATCTTTTTGCTATTTGAGATGGCTATTTTACAAACTCAGCAATGCACATCTCGTTTTATCTAGCCTTCACTGAGTTGTTGGTGTTCTGTTTCTGGTTTATTCAGAGCAAGTTTCTTGATAGTTACAaaatgtttgtttgtttgtttcgcAAGTACCTATATACATATGCTTGTCAGCTTGTGTCATTAATTACTTTTCTTGATTGGCCATTTCCAGAGTTTGGGTGCAGAAAAGGACAGCTTGGATATCATCCAGCATGACTGGGCTCTACCAAAGATGGAGCGTCACGCTGAGGATGTCTTGAAGAAGCTGCTGAAGAAATGATGTGAACATCTAGGCTTCTGCAAAGCATCACTGCATCTTGCAATTTTTGTTGTAGCCTGTGGATTGACCAGAAGCTTTACATATTTCTAGTTGTGTTATTTATGATCATAACTGGCTACGATAATACCCTCAGAAACTGGAGACCTAGGTTCACGAGAACTTTGGTGTTTTGGTACCTAAGTAGAAAAGATGTAACTTTATAACTTGTTTCTCGAGAAGCTCCTTACTGTATGAGCGGTGTTTAGCAATCCTGTTGTGATTCTCCTGCTGATTGCAGGCAGGTTTTTCGTAAGTTGTTGTGAATGCCGCAGCTGCAATCTTATCGGCTGTTGCGATAAAACAGCATCTTTTTTGTTCAAAAGCTGGCAAACGTCACGATTGTTTCTTACACGAGATGTTCAACTGCCAGGTTTTGGATATTTGTATTCTTACACTTGATCACCATGGTGGTATGGTCAATTGGCCATACGCATAGCATACATCAGCGCATCACTGCCTAAACTATCCAGTTCCAGTAGCAAGCCAGAGCTCCGACGCTGTGCGCGCCAGCCAGAGCCGGCTCACATGAGCGGGTAGCTCGGGAGCAGCGCGATGCCGCAGAGGccgtccgcgacgccgccggctGCTTCGCGCTGCATGCGGATGTATCCGGCCTCGCCCCACTCGGGCCCCCACGAGTTCTTGACGATCCAGTACTTCTGCCCCGgcgtcccgccgccgtcgccgtccgcgtcACCCTGCGTCTCGCCGTACCCGACCACCGTGACGCCGTGGTTCAGCTCGGCGGTGCAGGGCCCCGTGAACACCCCGCCGCCGTAGAGCTGCCACACGAAGCTGCCGGCATCCACGGCCACGGACACCGGCTGCGCCGCGACGGCGCGCAGGAGGTCCGGCTCGCTGCTGGCAGTCACGTTCTGGTACCCGGAGATGCTCACGGCGCTCTGGTTCAGCTTCGGCGTCTGGCAGTTGCCGTTCATCCCTGCGTGCAGAATCATCGTCCAAACGAACAAAAGCGTCAAGCCATACAATTCTCTTGGCGCAGCCAGATATGTGGAAGGGCACGTGCCGACGCGCGTGCACCTTGGTAGGGGTAGTTCCTCTCGGTCGTGAGTCCACGGTTCTTCATGACGAACTCGAACGCCCAGCTCATGTACCCGCCGGCGCAGCCGACGGCCTCGGTGTCGCAGTCGACGAGCTCCTGCTCCGACAGGGACACCAGCTTCCCGTTCTTGATCTGGTTGATGCCTTCCATGGCCGCAACGGCGGAGAAAGCCCAGCAAGAACCTACGCAGAACACGCAAAATCTCATCAGAAAACAGGCGTCACATCCCATCATTCCACAGACGATCATTGTTCACTGATGCTATGTACACTCACCACAGTCCCCCTGGTTCTTCACCGGCGCCACGGCTCCTTTCTCCCGCCAATCCACACTCTTCGGAAGATCAGAATAATCTTCAGCCATCCCACTGTCAACCAGCTGCATCAGCACAAAAATCATCAGAAAACAGCTTCTCAGAAACTTCCAACCACCACAGTTCATGATCGCTGTTAATTAGTGAGCGTCTCATAATTTGACAGAAAGAGAATACAAACACTAGTCGTGGTGCTTGGCGCGGTGGTGTGCCCGGTCCTGCCGTGAGGTCCGAACCCCAGCACCTTGGCCCTGAACTCCTCGTTCGTCAGGTCAGCGAACTTGGTGTCAGCCAGCTTGTACCCGCCATTGCCCATGGAGTTGAACTGCTCGACCAGCTCGACGTTCCTCCGGTACACCTCGAGCCGCCTCCGCTTCTCGCCCGTGCTGCCGTACAGCCGGCCGTGCCTGCCCATCCACTGCTGGAACCTCTCCAGCATGGGGTCGTCGGCACACGCTGACGCTGGAGCCGCGCATACccccccgacgacgacgaccagcaGGGCAGGAAGAAGCAGGGACGGCCTCGCCAttgttggaggcttggagcttGTTGGTCTGGGGACGGAGGACGGTCGTCTGCAACGGTGGTGCACGGAGGCGCAATGATGATGGTGAGAGTATATATAGTCAATTCGCGACAAGCTGGGGACAGTGTAAGAAGGTCGTTATGGACTGCCGTCCTCATGCCGTGCGCGTGATTTTGAGGATGATCTGATGCACAAGCATGCACCACCGCATGTGAACTGTGCTGCTGGAAAGAGCAATGGTGCACAAGGTTTTCGTTTGTGACGGCAAGTTGTATTGGCTTTGGCTATTCCAATTTTTCTCTCCCTTCACCTTGTTCCGTGAAGAATATATTCTGCATGCCTTTAACAGAAACTGTGATTTGCCATGAAGGGGAAAGGTAAGGGTATGTAGTTTTGAACCAATTGCCCAATCAGGCATCCGGTAAAGTACACCCGCTACATCTGAATCGCACTAGTGCACCAGTAATCCTACAGGTTGCAATACAGGATGTGCCCAAAGATGCTTCGatttttccaagcaatttaccTTCAGTAGTCTGATAACCACTCATCACTCCCAATCACAGAGTGACTCTTTTACAGCACACAAAAGATTGTTTATATGCAGATTAGTGAACAAGCCGTCAGATATTGAGATAAAAAAAACTGTCGGTTATTCTGAAAACAAAACCAGCAATTTCCGTTGCAAGCTGCAAATGTAGAAGCTGGCTGCCTACTGGGAGTGTTGTATACACTGAATTAACCCAGCAAACGGTGAATTGTATAAAAGCAGTTTCAAGGGACTTGCAAAAATAGGAGTGTTTCCACTCAAACAGCAGTTTCAGGGGACTTGCAAAAACAGGAATATTTCCACTTAAACAACAGTTTAAAGTTCTTGAAGTTGTCAAGATGCTACATGTACATGAATCATCCACTGGATTACCACTCGGCACCGGATTTTGCCTTTTGGAAATTACATCACTACTTTATCCACGATGATGCAAAGCGCACAACAAGAGCAACAACTGTGCGCTAATGGCCAAGCCATGTTGAGGGTACCGGCTGAAACCTAGACTTCGCAGTTGATAGTGCATCATGGTAATCAGCCCCGCTGAAACAGTCACGGAAGTCAGTGAACAGCTTGTCATACACCCTCCATAGCACCTTATATGATCTGGAGTATGGAAATGGAAGGAAAAACTGCAAATGAAAGAAGAAGCACGTAAGCGATGCGCTACAAACATTGGCGCATGCAGGTCAACCTTAAGTAATCTATAGTATGCCTATTTGCTAGTACTAAAACATGAACATCACCATCCATCagtgaaaattttgaaaaaaaaaatctgaacacTCTGAAGCCAGCAGATCATTTTGGTAATTTTAGAAATTTAGTGCATAACTAGTCCATTGTACCAGCATGTCAAAAGTGCTTCTTTTGTATGTGTTTAAAGAAGATGTAAACAAAAATGAGAATGATATCTTACTTCTCCTTCTCGTGCGAGGTGTTTTAACAGCAAGAATGTTTTCTGGTTTTCTTCCAAGCCGTCAATGACTGCAAGCCATATTTTCGAAGAAAGATCATGAGCCTTTTCTCCTGTTTTACCACAAGCAATGAACTGATCTGTACAGAGGAGAAATAGTAGGTTAATTCTTTGTCAGCATAAGCATGAGTATCAATGATCCTCAGAGAAATCACTATTCTTAACTCTGAACATGTATTCTAAGTACAGAAAATTCCATCGAGGCAGCTATCGAATAACTCAGCGAGCCTATATGACAGAGGAAGGGTCAAGACTGTTAAGTAATGTTCCTATGCTCCTCATAACCTAACACCTGCAGTTGCTAATGAGCTGTGGTATACATATAGTTCATGAACACCTCATTTGCTCTAGAACTCATCCACACTAACTTTAACTGGAGGATTAGCGGTTATACAGATACATTAGCTCTTCTTACGATGCCAGACAAATTCTATAAAAAATATTCCACTAGTCAACATGATCCATTGCAGCATATCACTTTGTCTGAAATTAGTTAAAAGTAACTTCATTCTTGGGGAAGTTGAACAGAAAACCTCACCAATGATGGTGCCATGAAGTATGCTGGAAGGAGGCATGGCAGGGCGCTCAAGTTGTTCTTTTAAGTAGAGATAAGTGTGACCAACAAGCTCATCAATCTCCCCACCAGATGGGACTAAGTTCTCACTGACATATAGTGCTTGGAATCTCCTAAAATGACCCAagaaactattttcatttgatGTTCACAACACTAGAGCTAGATGATATCCAAAGAGAGCAACAACTTGCCAGTTCTGGTCTAGTGAGTTTGTATAGCAGAAGCcagtttttatttttcctttattcttcTTAAAAGGAGAAGTGCAATGACTTCACTTCAAAGTCAAATTGCCTAAATTAAATGCAAAAGCCTAGAGAGAGAAGCATTTGCGGTGTTTTGAATGTTTGAACACCAACATTTCAGTACTCACCTCCTTGGGGAACCTCTGGGAATTGGCCCAGGCCAGCGTTTCTGGAGACCAGCAGATGGCCAGTTCCTTGCAATAGCAGTTTGCCACAAGCAATCTCCTTCAAATATGTTGGCCCACTGCTTGTTGACACATGCTATTTGCACCCACTCGGAGACTGGTAAACGAATGAATATTTCTACAATAAGATGCTCTGGGAGCCTAGCAATTGGTCCATCACTTCTGTCTGTCATGGGACTGTCAAACAGAAAATGAAGGTTAAGCATACAAACTTTCATGTCTAGTTCAACACCAAGATATTATGAAAATTTTGCCTTCAACATCATTAAAATACTTGTCAGCAGTCAGTAATAACGCTGAAACGCCAAAGACATAAATGTACAAACTATGGAACAAGATGCCATCATCAGATAAGGAAACAAAAGTTTCACAGTTTTGAGCAAACTGACTACCTGTTTAGTCAATCAAAAATATTTTGCAACCAGTGCATGTAATGTATTCCCTTAGCAAAAGGGACCAGAAGGAAGGCTGCCTCCTACATCCCCcctccccaccccacccctccaccaaaaaaaaaagaaaaagaaaaatccttaCAGAAAGAAATGCATTGAACCTCTCCCATGTCAGAGGTATAGTGATTTTAACCTCTCTTTACTCAT harbors:
- the LOC117845632 gene encoding uncharacterized protein, translated to MAEELVLDTAIRDWVLIPLSVVMVLIGVLRYFVSKLMMRSPAASPSPDPKLVREGQVVIRARNLRTNAQFIPSKAFKARKNYYTNEENGLLHVPKEDAQKAQAAMFSDPNMAMDMMKKNLSMIVPQTLTFAWVNFFFSGFVAAKIPFPLTQRFRGMLQNGIDLSTVDVSYVSSRSWYFLNLFGLRGLFSLILGEENATDDAQKMMQMGGGFGFNPAMSLGAEKDSLDIIQHDWALPKMERHAEDVLKKLLKK
- the LOC117845631 gene encoding senescence-specific cysteine protease SAG12; the protein is MARPSLLLPALLVVVVGGVCAAPASACADDPMLERFQQWMGRHGRLYGSTGEKRRRLEVYRRNVELVEQFNSMGNGGYKLADTKFADLTNEEFRAKVLGFGPHGRTGHTTAPSTTTSLVDSGMAEDYSDLPKSVDWREKGAVAPVKNQGDCGSCWAFSAVAAMEGINQIKNGKLVSLSEQELVDCDTEAVGCAGGYMSWAFEFVMKNRGLTTERNYPYQGMNGNCQTPKLNQSAVSISGYQNVTASSEPDLLRAVAAQPVSVAVDAGSFVWQLYGGGVFTGPCTAELNHGVTVVGYGETQGDADGDGGGTPGQKYWIVKNSWGPEWGEAGYIRMQREAAGGVADGLCGIALLPSYPLM
- the LOC117845633 gene encoding uncharacterized protein; amino-acid sequence: MTDRSDGPIARLPEHLIVEIFIRLPVSEWVQIACVNKQWANIFEGDCLWQTAIARNWPSAGLQKRWPGPIPRGSPRRRFQALYVSENLVPSGGEIDELVGHTYLYLKEQLERPAMPPSSILHGTIIDQFIACGKTGEKAHDLSSKIWLAVIDGLEENQKTFLLLKHLAREGEFFLPFPYSRSYKVLWRVYDKLFTDFRDCFSGADYHDALSTAKSRFQPVPSTWLGH